One Nitrospinota bacterium DNA segment encodes these proteins:
- a CDS encoding carbonic anhydrase yields the protein MIENFLRGNRKFRGEYAADERDFLERLASEGQSPDALYIGCSDSRVVPELLTRSSPGELFVLRNVANLVPVFNDPDSSVGAAIEYAVGHLHVPHIIVCGHYGCGGVKAALDGLDKERGFPSLFEWLSEVRAAAENVDPALAPDVRWRRAVEESVVFQLGNLPTYPAVASALAAKKLRIHGWVYDLHTCSLSVYDVNKHAFVPASSFIPGA from the coding sequence ATGATAGAAAACTTTCTTCGAGGCAACCGGAAGTTCCGCGGCGAATATGCGGCCGACGAGCGCGATTTCCTTGAGCGTCTCGCCAGCGAAGGGCAGAGTCCCGACGCGCTCTACATCGGCTGTTCCGATTCGCGCGTCGTTCCCGAACTTCTAACGAGATCATCGCCGGGGGAACTCTTTGTCCTGCGTAACGTCGCCAACCTCGTGCCGGTCTTCAACGATCCCGATTCAAGCGTTGGGGCCGCCATCGAGTATGCCGTCGGCCATCTCCACGTGCCGCACATTATCGTCTGCGGCCACTACGGCTGCGGCGGCGTGAAGGCGGCGCTGGACGGCCTCGACAAGGAGCGCGGGTTTCCATCGCTCTTTGAATGGCTCAGCGAGGTGCGCGCCGCCGCCGAGAATGTGGACCCGGCTTTGGCTCCCGACGTGCGCTGGCGGCGGGCGGTCGAGGAGAGCGTGGTGTTTCAGCTTGGAAACCTTCCGACGTATCCGGCGGTGGCATCCGCGCTTGCCGCCAAGAAACTCCGCATACACGGCTGGGTGTATGATCTGCACACCTGCTCGTTGTCGGTATACGACGTGAACAAACATGCGTTTGTTCCGGCCAGCTCTTTCATCCCCGGCGCGTAG